The window TCTTCCTTCCTGAACCCCGGCAGATCGATATCGAGGATATAGCTGCCGTCCTTCTCTTTCACGTCGGTCTTCATGAGGTTTTTCTCACGCCTGCCGTATATTCCGCCGCCCAGGGCCGGCATCTGCATCCTGCCCACGAAGGGGAAGTCGTCCATCAGCTCGTCAAATAGATTTTCTCCGAAAAGTTTTGGCATCATCATTGTGCATTCCTCCTTAAATTATTACTTAATGCGATACCCCGGCGGAGATTCCGCCGCTTCGAAGAGCATCCGCTGTTCTTCTTTTCAAAAAGAATTATAACACCTTTGTTAGCAGAGTCAATAGGTGAGTGCTAATTTTTGACTAAATTTGATATTAATTATTATCAGCGATAATATTTCAAAATAATAAGATTCGCCTGTCTCTAACAATACTATCATATAGAAGATATTTTACTATATTATATACTATTTATATATTATTATTTTATCCCTCTCAATATCAGGCAGGCTGTGATTTTTTATTTTTGAAAGCATCTATTTTTCAGCAAAACGCACAAAAAAAACGACGTCTCTATTTTCAAAAGACATCGGCGGCGCGCCCGCAGAAATATATAATTAACTGAATGCCCGACATTCCGCACGTCTGTTATGACAAGAGGGCTGGCTGGAAACGGTCCAGGGGCGGCTTCGATATGAGCGTGACAGAGACCGCGGTCTGTGGCATAAGAGATAGAGGGACAACAAACAGGCCGGATATCATGTCAGCCGCCGGCATTGCCGGTGGCTGACATTTTGAGTATCTTAAATTAAACTGCAGGCTTCGCCTATCTTACCTCTTTTTCCGATAGACGAGCGGCAGCATCGCGGCGCCCAGGAGCAGAAGCGCGCCAAATCCGCCGTTGCATCCGCTGCTCGAACCGCCAGAGGCCTTCTTCTCCGTCTGGACGACTGCCGGCGGGTCGGCCACAAATGCGTCAGCCTTGTCAAGGTCAAAGCGTCCGCCGTCTTTAATGAACAGCACAAGGTCATACTCCGTATCGGCGGCTATGCTATCCGCTATGGTACTTGTACCCTGCAGCATGACTGTGTAGCTCTCATCGGCAAAGTCTGCCGCCGCGGCGGCGTAGACAAAACGTGCGGCTTCGCCGCTGCCGAGGTATTTGATCACATTAATCTTCGAGGGATCGGTGGCGTAGAGGTCTTTGCCCTTTATCTTGTAGGCTACCGCCGCCGTCTGCGCCTTTGCCACTTCCGCGCTGAACACGGGAAGAGGTCCGACTTTGGTTATCGTTTCGTTGTATGCCACGAGAGAGGATGCCGCGTTACGCACCGTCTCCGCCTTCACGGTGATGGCTCCGCTGGCGTCCACAACGAGGTCTCCTGAGCTGATACCCTCCAGCTTCTCCGACGTATCGCGGATCACATTATTCTTTTCAGCGGGCGTGGCATCCGGCGCCACAGCATAGATCTTAGCCTCTACGGGTTTCACTTCGGCGGGGGTATCTTTCGGAAGCTGCGGTTTGACAGGTTCCGCCACACCGGAATCTCTGCCCATGACCATAAGGCTTCCGTTGTCCCATTTATACTCCTTCCAATTGTCGGCTGCGATGATAACATCTACCTTCGCTGCTATCGCGGCATTCTTGATGGTCAAGATATTGGTGGCGGGCATCTTGTTGAAATCGCCGGTAACCTTTATTGTTTTCGCGCCGCCGAGGTCATTTATCGTCACTTTGCTCCCACTGTCCACGACAAGGATATCCATGGAGGAGATCGTAAGAGCCGAGAGGTCGGCCTTTACTCTTGTAAACTTGAGGGTCGTGCCCTTCTCTGTTCCGGAGCCGTCGATCGTCACTCCCGCCATCACCGGCGTCTTCGGGATGTCGTACAGCTCTATTGTGGCTGAGCCTACGGGTGTAGCCTCTCCCGTTGCCGCCTCGCCGCCGGCCTTGACGTCTGAGACGGCTTTGAGACCTTCTTCTCCGATCAGCCTTATCTCCGCGACATCTACGCTGCTGACGGAGGCCGCTGTCTCAATACGGCCGCCGCCGCGCACATGGGCTACCGTTCCGCCCTTTATCTCGATGATAGCATTCTTAACATGGCTGATACCGCCCTCAGCGTTTCCGCCGCCGTAGACATAGCCCTTTTCCGTCAGCTTGTCGTCTTCTCCGTTACCTTTTATTGAATAGGTTCCCGGTATCGAGGCGCCTTTGTTCACGATAATGTGCGACTGCCCTACGGTGGAAATTGTGTCCGCCTTCCTCGACTCGCCGCCGCCATAGACGGAACGCACGACCTTCGCGCCGCTGTTTATATTCACCAGCGTCTTGTCTACGCTGACGCCGGTAGTGCCAGTGAGGATCACTGAGCCGCCGTATACGCTGTGGCCTACGATGGAGTCCTCAACGGCGACTGTCGCCGACGACAGATCTACTGCGGTGGTATTCCATACCAATACGCCGCCCACTATTTTAAACTGTTTGTCTCTCCAGTCTTTTCCTGTGGGATCATCCATTTTAACATTCTTTACGGTGAGGTCTGTGGAGGCACTCGCAACAGCCTCTTTTTTGGCGCCGATCGCCCACAGATAAGTAGGATCGGCTATCTTAAAGTTCTCAATAAGTTTGGCACCATAAATCTTAGCATTCGCCTTGTCACCTATATTAGCGTCGCCGCTCGTGCTGGTTACCGTGACGCCATCTCCACTTATCACTTCAGAACCAGAACCGAAAGTAAGCTTATATCCCTTAAGGTCTATCTTCACAGGCGATTTTGCCGCGTCACTTGTATCCCACGTATGATCGCCGGAAAGCACCGCCTCTGTGCCATTATCATTCCATACGATGCTCTCGTTTACTACTGTCCCCGTAGTGGCAAACGCCGTGCCTGCCAACGCGCATAAAGCAAAAAACAGCGCAAATATTCCATATTTCCCTGAGAATTTCAAACTTCTCACGCACCCTTTCTTCAAACACGATTACACCCCTGCCGTAATAACGGCCTTGACAACGACACATTTCACAAGCACCAGTGATATTTTTTTATCAACTCACCTCCACCGTGAACATAATCTTTCTCTAAAATAAAACCGATAAGACGAAAAGTCATATCAGCTCTATCTCCGCGGCAACAGACGGCGGCGCGGAGCACCAGCCGCTGGCAAAGCGTTATTTAATTCGATCCGACCCGCAAATATTGATTTCCTCCTGCGCCGGAGTGGAAACCATAAACCGCACGATATAGGTGTTTTCCTCTGTTCAGGCTATTCAGCACCCTTTTAAACGATAACGGTGCGGCTTTATTTGCTAAAAAATAACATTTAATCCGAACCTAGTATATATTATCACCCCCCCGTCAACATTAGTTAATTTTTTCTTTTTTAAAACAATTATTCTGACGTTAAAAATAATTTAGAGAAAATAATCATTAACTAAAGAAAAAAGTGGCCGCAGGATATCTCTCAGCCCAGGACAAACGCGTGAGAGCTAACCGCCAATACCGCCGTCCGGCAGCGCGGGGCGCTCTATGTTTCTGTTAACAGGCTTGATGCGTTAGCCCTGTATCTCCGCCCTTTTCAGAGGACAGCGGACCGCGCGAAATGTATAATTAAGCGGAAGGTAAGAAGGAGAGATGTTTTTGGATTCTTTTTTTGACCGGGTCTATAGGCTGGTAAAAAAGATACCCCGCGGCAAGGTCGCCTCTTACGGGCAGATCGCCTGGATGCTCGACAGCCCGCGCGCCGCGCGGCAGGTCGGCTGGGCGATGCGCCGCTCTCCGAAGGGGCTGCCGTGGCAGCGCGTAGTCAGGGCGGACGGTTCCATCGCCGTCGGTGTGGACGGCGGCGTCTGCCGTGCGCTGCTTGAGGCGGAGGGCGTCTTGTTCCTGCCCGACGGGCGCGTCGATATGCGCGCCTGCCGCTGGAACGGCAAAGGCTGACTCACGGACGCCGCGCAGGCCCCGCACCACCGCCGCGCCGCGTCATGTTGAATACATCCGCCTATTTATCTATAATCAACAGAGGAGATTCCGACCGCGCGGAGGCTGTTTTCGCGCGGCAGATGGCGGACCGCTGAGGGACAGGAGAGTCTCACCACCTTCGCCTGAAATTATTTATAAGAGATCTGCGGAAAGGAATAGTGCGCTGCCGGAGTCAGCGCCGCGAAACGACAATGAAAAGACATGAGAGGGTCTGCGCGTCCATCGATCTGGACGCCATTATGGAGAACCTTAACAGTATCGGCGGCAATCTCACGGAGGGCGTAAAGATTATCGCCATCGTGAAGGCCGACGCCTACGGGCACGGGGCCGTGCCGATATCACAGGCCATCGAGCGTGAGAGCCGCATCTGGGGATTCGCCGTCTCCACCACGGAGGAGGCGGTGGAGCTGCGGGAGGGCGGAATCACGAAACCGGTGCTGATACTGGGACATACTTTTCCCGAAGATTACGAAACGCTGGTGGAGAGGGATATCCGGCCGACGGTCTTCGGCCTCGCGGCGGCGCGCGAGCTGTCGGGCGCGGCGGCGAGGGCGGGGCGTATCCTGCCGGCGCATCTGGCGGTAGACACGGGGATGTCGCGGATCGGCCTCCGCGGGCCGCACGAAAGCCTCGCGGAGATCATCGCGATCAGCGAGCTGCCAAACCTGCGGCTTGAGGGTATTTTCACGCATTTCGCGCGCGCCGACGAGAGCGAGCCCTCTTTCACCGCCCGCCAGCTGGATATTTTTCATACTTTCCTGCGCCTCGTGGACGGCGCGGGGATCAGTATACCGATGCGCCACTGCAACAACAGCGCCGGGTCGCTGTGGCACCGCGACGGCGATATGGAGGCCGTGCGGCCTGGCATCGCCCTTTACGGCGTCTATCCCTCGGATGAAACGCTGAATACCGGCGTGCGGCTGAGACCGGCGATGGAGATAAAGAGCCACATCTCCCACGTAAAGGATGTGGAGGCCGGAGTGCCGGTGAGTTACGGCGGAACTTACGTCACCACGCGGGACAGCACCCGCATCGCGACGATACCGGTCGGCTACGCCGACGGCTACCCGCGCAGCCTCTCAAACAGGGGCAGCGTGCTGATAGGCGGACGGCGGGCCAGGATTATCGGACGCATCTGCATGGACCAGTTCATGGCCGACGTCACGGATATCCCCGGCGTCTGTCAGGGCGACGAGGTGACGCTGCTGGGAAGGGACGGCGGCGAATGTATCCCCGTCGAGGAGCTCTCGGAGCTTTCGGGGCGCTTCCCCTACGAATTTTTATGCTGCGTCGGCAAACGCGTCCCCCGGGTCTACCGGCGTTCAAATCAAGGAGAGGAGCTATAGCGGCCCGCGCTCACTATACATATATATCTGACAGGCGCTCTGTCGCGGACGCCTGTCATTTTTATGGCAGCGGCGGTTTTTGTCCTGTAATAATTTTGCCGCGCAAGTCAGTGTTTTATTACGCCCAAGTTCGTTTATGCTTAATTATCAAAGCATAAAAGGGGTTTATCTTTTTAATAATGTCTATATATCTCGTGTTCAGCCCCATAAGTTATTTATTTTAAAGGTTTGACATAAAGATAAATGAGTGTTATCATTCCCGCATTCTGTAAGAAGGAGGAAACGTTATGTTAAGAAGTACAGGCACTCAGAACATAATAATTATAATTATTAACGCGGCTCCTCCTCGCAGGATCGGCGTCTAGCGCCGTTTGTCAAGCGAGTAAAGGGGCCCTTTCGACTTAGAAAGGGTCCCTTTTTTATATCAAAAATTAAAAACAAAGGGTTCACATATCAAGGAGGAAAACAAAATGCAGAAGACAGTAGAGGTAAGATGGCACGGACGCGGCGGACAGGGAGCGAAGAGCGCTTCGGCGATACTCGCGGAGGTACTTTTTGAAGAGGGCAAGCACGTTCAGGCCTTCCCTGAATACGGCGCAGAGCGTCAGGGCGCGCCAATCCGCGCCTATAACAGGGTTTCCGACTCTCCGATACGCCGCCGTTGCGGCGTGCAGAATCCCAATATAGTGGTCGTCGTCGATCCGACGATGGTCGAGAGCGCCAATCCCACCGAGGGCTCGACAGAGGACGCCGTCTATCTCGTGAACAGCGCCGAGGACGCGAAGGTCCTCCGCGGCCGTCTCGGCGTGACCTCCAAGGCCCGCGTGCTCGTCGTCGACGCGACGAAGATCACGCTTGAGGAGCTCGGGCAGAACCGCCCCAACGCGCCGCTGCTCGGCGCTCTCTCGCACGTCTTCACCGACGTCCCCGTGGAGTCTTTCGTAAATCATTTCACCAGTAAGATGACGAAGCTGCCGAAGCCGGTGCTGGAGGCCAACCGCCGCGCGATACTCCGCGGCCGCACGGAGGCGGTGTTCGCATGAGCAAGCCGCAATGCTGGCAGGAGGTCCCGCTTGGCACGGTAGCCTTCGGAGCCTCCGCCCTTAAGGTGCAGACGGGGCTATGGCGTTCCATGCGCCCCATCATCGACGCCGATAAGTGCGTATCCTGCCTCAAATGCTGGATACAGTGCCCGGACGATTCGGTGGAGCTTAACGCTGACAACCGCGTATGCGGGATAAATTTATTTTTCTGCAAGGGCTGCGGCCTCTGCGAGAAGCTCTGCCCCACCAAGGCGATCACGATGCGTTCCGAGGCCTCGTTTGCCGGAGAGGCGATCCCCTCGGGAGAGAACCCGGGAGAGGTGGGCGCCCATGTCAAGTAAGATGAAGGTCATGACTTCGGGCAACCTCGCCTTTGCGGAGGCGATGCGCCAGATAAATCCCGACGTGGTCGCCGCCTATCCGATAACGCCCTCCACGGAGATCCCGATGCGCTTCGCCGATTTTGTCGCCAACGGCAAGGTCGATTCGGAGTATGTCGCCGTCGAGAGCGAACATTCCGCCATCTCGGCCTGCGTCGGCGCCTCGATCTCCGGCGGGCGCGTGATGACCGCCTCCTCCGCTAACGGCGTGGCGCTGATGCACGAGATATTCCCCATCGCCGCCGCCTTCCGCGCGCCGATCGTCTTCGGCCTCGTGAACCGCTCGCTCGGCGCGCCCGTCAATATCCACTGCGACCATTCGGACAGTATGCCGGAGCGCGACTCCGGCTGGATACAGATATACTGCGAGGACGCGCAGGAGGTCTATGACAGCGTGCTGCTCGCGACGCGCCTCGCGGAGGACCCGCGCGTGCTGACTCCCGTATTCGTCTGCCAGGACGGCTTTATCACCAGCCACTGCTATGAACCGGTGGAGCTGCTGGCGGATGAGACGGTGAAGAATTTCGTGGGGGAAAGAACGGCGGCCTATCCGCTGCTCGATACCGATAATCCCGTCTCATACGGCTCTTTCACCATGTCGGAATATTATTTTGAGATAAAGCGCAATCAGATGGAGGGGATGAACAACGTCCTCCCCGTCTACCGCGAACTCGCCGCGGAGCTGGAAAAGGAGACAGGACGCAATTACGCGCCGCTCGAAAGCTACCGCGCGGAGGACGCCGATTATCTGATCGTCATCATGTCCTCGGCGGCGGGCGTCGTCAAGGACGTCGTCGACGAACTGCGCGAGGAGGGCGTTAAGGCCGGCGCGCTGCGCGTGCGCTTCTTCCGCCCCTTCCCGGCGGAGGAGCTTACCGCGCTCGCACGCGGCAAAAAGGGGATCGCGATACTCGACCGCAGCGCGAGCATCGGCGGCACCG is drawn from Cloacibacillus porcorum and contains these coding sequences:
- a CDS encoding Synerg-CTERM sorting domain-containing protein, giving the protein MKKGCVRSLKFSGKYGIFALFFALCALAGTAFATTGTVVNESIVWNDNGTEAVLSGDHTWDTSDAAKSPVKIDLKGYKLTFGSGSEVISGDGVTVTSTSGDANIGDKANAKIYGAKLIENFKIADPTYLWAIGAKKEAVASASTDLTVKNVKMDDPTGKDWRDKQFKIVGGVLVWNTTAVDLSSATVAVEDSIVGHSVYGGSVILTGTTGVSVDKTLVNINSGAKVVRSVYGGGESRKADTISTVGQSHIIVNKGASIPGTYSIKGNGEDDKLTEKGYVYGGGNAEGGISHVKNAIIEIKGGTVAHVRGGGRIETAASVSSVDVAEIRLIGEEGLKAVSDVKAGGEAATGEATPVGSATIELYDIPKTPVMAGVTIDGSGTEKGTTLKFTRVKADLSALTISSMDILVVDSGSKVTINDLGGAKTIKVTGDFNKMPATNILTIKNAAIAAKVDVIIAADNWKEYKWDNGSLMVMGRDSGVAEPVKPQLPKDTPAEVKPVEAKIYAVAPDATPAEKNNVIRDTSEKLEGISSGDLVVDASGAITVKAETVRNAASSLVAYNETITKVGPLPVFSAEVAKAQTAAVAYKIKGKDLYATDPSKINVIKYLGSGEAARFVYAAAAADFADESYTVMLQGTSTIADSIAADTEYDLVLFIKDGGRFDLDKADAFVADPPAVVQTEKKASGGSSSGCNGGFGALLLLGAAMLPLVYRKKR
- a CDS encoding MGMT family protein, which translates into the protein MDSFFDRVYRLVKKIPRGKVASYGQIAWMLDSPRAARQVGWAMRRSPKGLPWQRVVRADGSIAVGVDGGVCRALLEAEGVLFLPDGRVDMRACRWNGKG
- the alr gene encoding alanine racemase yields the protein MKRHERVCASIDLDAIMENLNSIGGNLTEGVKIIAIVKADAYGHGAVPISQAIERESRIWGFAVSTTEEAVELREGGITKPVLILGHTFPEDYETLVERDIRPTVFGLAAARELSGAAARAGRILPAHLAVDTGMSRIGLRGPHESLAEIIAISELPNLRLEGIFTHFARADESEPSFTARQLDIFHTFLRLVDGAGISIPMRHCNNSAGSLWHRDGDMEAVRPGIALYGVYPSDETLNTGVRLRPAMEIKSHISHVKDVEAGVPVSYGGTYVTTRDSTRIATIPVGYADGYPRSLSNRGSVLIGGRRARIIGRICMDQFMADVTDIPGVCQGDEVTLLGRDGGECIPVEELSELSGRFPYEFLCCVGKRVPRVYRRSNQGEEL
- a CDS encoding 2-oxoacid:acceptor oxidoreductase family protein produces the protein MQKTVEVRWHGRGGQGAKSASAILAEVLFEEGKHVQAFPEYGAERQGAPIRAYNRVSDSPIRRRCGVQNPNIVVVVDPTMVESANPTEGSTEDAVYLVNSAEDAKVLRGRLGVTSKARVLVVDATKITLEELGQNRPNAPLLGALSHVFTDVPVESFVNHFTSKMTKLPKPVLEANRRAILRGRTEAVFA
- a CDS encoding 4Fe-4S binding protein, encoding MSKPQCWQEVPLGTVAFGASALKVQTGLWRSMRPIIDADKCVSCLKCWIQCPDDSVELNADNRVCGINLFFCKGCGLCEKLCPTKAITMRSEASFAGEAIPSGENPGEVGAHVK
- the porA gene encoding pyruvate ferredoxin oxidoreductase yields the protein MSSKMKVMTSGNLAFAEAMRQINPDVVAAYPITPSTEIPMRFADFVANGKVDSEYVAVESEHSAISACVGASISGGRVMTASSANGVALMHEIFPIAAAFRAPIVFGLVNRSLGAPVNIHCDHSDSMPERDSGWIQIYCEDAQEVYDSVLLATRLAEDPRVLTPVFVCQDGFITSHCYEPVELLADETVKNFVGERTAAYPLLDTDNPVSYGSFTMSEYYFEIKRNQMEGMNNVLPVYRELAAELEKETGRNYAPLESYRAEDADYLIVIMSSAAGVVKDVVDELREEGVKAGALRVRFFRPFPAEELTALARGKKGIAILDRSASIGGTAPLAAEVKSVLYNLEERVPAQEYIFGLGGRDFYAQDARAVFERMAAGDYSARARFIGLLERGDEDVRA